The genomic interval GTTTATGATGTGATCAGCGCCTATGGGGGCCCTATGGCTTTTTATCACGATTTCTATTTCGCATCCGTTTCTCCACTGGGATTTACTTCGGTAAAGCCGGATGGTTCCGAGATCAATTATAACTATTACGACAGTAAAGCCTTGACCAATGCGGTTTACGATTTTATGGTGAAGAGCATTCGTCAGCAACTGGAATTTGGGATAGATACCCGGGTTTGTTACTGTTTTGGCACCGGTAAGAATGCGGCCTTCCTGAAACAGCTGAACGAAAAAGAACGTTTCTTTGAAACTATTGTACCGCTCGAACATCCCCGGTTTATCATGCAGTACCGCCTTAAACGTAAAGAAGAGTATATCGGAAAATACCTGGAAGCTTTTGCCGCCTATAACGAAAAAGAGCATTAGTTTACGCAACCAATGCTCTGCTAAAAAACCACAAAGCCTCCTTCGTTTAGCTGTTTCTATGTCAAATTATTAATCAGACATTTACATTAACTCCAAACACTACTGCAGGAGGCTACGCTAAATCAGCACAAACTCTTAGGCCAGACCGATGCTTTGGTCTACTTCGGGTATGGAAAAGTTCCCCTTGGTGATTGGAAGTGAAGACCGCAAATCTGTTGCCTTATTACCTGCATTCCATTCAAACTCCGGATTCGCTACTGAAAGTAGCGAATCGGAAGATATGAAGGTAATGTCCTCATTTTCAAATAAGCGCTTAAAGTCCAGAGAAATTGGAATCCAATATTTGTCCAGTGCCTCGTTGTTGTAATATTCGTTTACTGGCGTCAACTCAACAACGTGGGTATTGATTACGTCATTATACGCATACTTTATTGCAATTGTTTTGAATGCGTTGGCTAAAAGTGCCAGTTTCTCCTTAATAAATTCAATGGATGCGCTATTTGATTTGTTAAACATAAAATTAGATTTTATTAACGAGTGAAATAATGCTGTTTGCTTTGTTAAAGGCGTCATACACCTCTTCCTGTATTATAAATTCATCCGAGTAGTCTGCTTTTTCTCTCAGATGCTTCAGTTCCGGATACTGTTTTTGAAACCATTTGTAATCCCTGAAATCACTGCTGGCTATTTCATTGCCAATTAACTTGAATGCCTGAATATGCGAGCTGATACCATTATGTTTACTCTTTGCAATGAACTCTGTTTTAATGA from Chitinophaga filiformis carries:
- a CDS encoding SMUG2 DNA glycosylase family protein; translation: MKKKTFADHVIEFNTNLHYTGSLPPGIRIMNPFREQPQVMDIMQQFYRKYYNDHHRRRMIMGINPGRLGSGATGIPFTDTKRLTEVLGISIEGVKTHEPSSVYVYDVISAYGGPMAFYHDFYFASVSPLGFTSVKPDGSEINYNYYDSKALTNAVYDFMVKSIRQQLEFGIDTRVCYCFGTGKNAAFLKQLNEKERFFETIVPLEHPRFIMQYRLKRKEEYIGKYLEAFAAYNEKEH